From Streptosporangiales bacterium, the proteins below share one genomic window:
- the mtnA gene encoding S-methyl-5-thioribose-1-phosphate isomerase: MRTIDWVDGGIELVDQTRLPHDLTVVRVTEVDDLIAAIERLTVRGAPALGVAGAFGVALLAHTAMPEAEVRAHAMRLRAARPTAVNLAWGVDRALGRLPEGPDAVLAEAIACRDEDIAASLAMGRRGATLLTDLVPDHPLRVMTICNTGGLAAVERGTALGVIQTLHERGELREVIAAETRPLLQGARLTAWELQRFGATYRLAVDSACPALLHRGYADVVVTGADRITARGDVANKIGTFALALAAKHAGVPFVVVAPESTVDPQTLDGSTIVIEDRPADEVVTVGGTPIAPADSNAVNPAFDVTDAELVTAIVTDQRVVRTDRGEAPVR; encoded by the coding sequence ATGCGCACGATCGACTGGGTGGACGGCGGCATCGAGCTCGTCGACCAGACCCGCCTGCCGCACGACCTGACCGTCGTACGCGTGACCGAGGTCGACGACCTGATCGCGGCGATCGAACGGCTTACCGTGCGTGGCGCGCCCGCCCTGGGAGTCGCGGGCGCGTTCGGTGTCGCGCTGCTCGCGCACACCGCCATGCCCGAGGCCGAGGTACGTGCCCACGCGATGCGGTTGCGCGCGGCGCGGCCGACCGCCGTCAACCTCGCCTGGGGCGTGGACCGCGCGCTGGGCCGGTTGCCCGAAGGGCCGGACGCCGTGCTCGCCGAGGCCATCGCCTGCCGCGACGAGGACATCGCGGCATCGCTCGCGATGGGCAGACGCGGCGCGACACTGCTGACCGACCTGGTGCCCGACCACCCGCTGCGGGTGATGACGATCTGCAACACCGGCGGGCTGGCCGCGGTCGAGCGCGGCACGGCACTCGGCGTGATCCAGACCCTGCACGAACGCGGCGAGCTGCGCGAGGTGATCGCCGCCGAGACCCGCCCACTGCTCCAGGGCGCACGGCTGACCGCGTGGGAGCTGCAGCGGTTCGGCGCTACGTACCGGCTAGCCGTCGACTCCGCCTGCCCCGCGCTGCTGCACCGTGGTTACGCGGACGTCGTGGTCACAGGCGCGGACCGGATCACCGCCCGCGGCGACGTCGCCAACAAGATCGGCACGTTCGCGCTCGCGCTCGCCGCGAAGCATGCCGGCGTACCCTTCGTCGTCGTCGCACCCGAGTCGACCGTGGACCCGCAGACACTCGACGGCAGCACGATCGTGATCGAGGACCGGCCCGCCGACGAGGTGGTGACGGTCGGCGGCACACCGATCGCGCCCGCCGACTCGAATGCGGTCAATCCCGCTTTCGACGTCACCGACGCGGAACTCGTCACGGCGATCGTCACCGACCAACGCGTCGTACGTACCGATCGCGGCGAGGCACCGGTCCGTTGA
- a CDS encoding sulfatase-like hydrolase/transferase: protein MPSRPDIVVVLADDMGFSDIGCYGGEVHTPNLDRLAANGTRLSQFYVTPRCSPSRASLMTGLHPHQTGIGILTFDDGPDGYPGNLNDRCVTIPELLGQAGYGTYMSGKWHMAADMSAPNDAWPTRRGFQRFFGTLEGGGSFWQPHTLMDGEERLDQDELPADFYYTDAISDRAVRYVEEHQESRPDDPMFMYVTYTAPHWPLHAPDETIARYKGVFDDGWDALREQRMRRLVDFGVIDPQWPMSDRDPVVGPWHDADEHEWEAHRMAVFAAQIDHIDQGVGRVIDALEAAGRLDNTLIVFLSDNGACAENVEEWVPRFLALNDTTRDGQPVVSGNHPDVFPGPDSTYASYGRAWANLSDTPFREYKHWVHEGGIASPFVVHWPAGLPGRGAVRRQTHQLTDVMATVLDITGVDYPTEFADRSVLPAEGESMLSTLRGEGNGPSDRMLFWEHEGNAAVRRGRWKLVRKYPKSWELYDMDADRTELNDLSAKHPKVARELTAEYEQWAARCGVLPREQVLDLYRRSGNGLPEYY from the coding sequence ATGCCGTCACGGCCCGACATCGTCGTAGTTCTCGCAGATGACATGGGATTCTCCGACATCGGGTGTTACGGCGGGGAGGTACACACACCGAACCTCGATCGCCTGGCTGCCAACGGAACCCGGCTTTCGCAGTTCTACGTCACGCCGCGGTGCAGTCCGTCGCGAGCCTCGTTGATGACCGGCTTGCATCCGCACCAAACTGGTATCGGCATTCTGACTTTCGACGACGGACCTGACGGTTACCCGGGCAACCTGAACGACAGGTGCGTCACCATTCCCGAGCTGCTCGGCCAGGCCGGGTACGGCACGTACATGTCCGGTAAGTGGCACATGGCCGCCGACATGAGCGCGCCGAACGACGCGTGGCCGACCAGGCGCGGCTTCCAGCGGTTCTTCGGCACGCTCGAAGGCGGCGGCAGCTTCTGGCAGCCGCACACGCTGATGGACGGCGAGGAGCGCCTGGACCAGGACGAGCTGCCCGCCGACTTCTACTACACCGACGCCATCAGCGACCGTGCCGTGCGGTACGTCGAGGAACACCAAGAGTCCAGGCCGGACGACCCGATGTTCATGTACGTCACGTACACGGCGCCGCACTGGCCGCTGCACGCACCGGACGAGACCATCGCGCGCTACAAGGGCGTCTTCGACGACGGCTGGGACGCCTTGCGCGAACAACGGATGCGGCGCCTGGTCGACTTCGGTGTCATCGACCCGCAGTGGCCGATGAGCGACCGCGACCCAGTCGTCGGGCCCTGGCACGACGCGGACGAGCACGAGTGGGAAGCACACCGGATGGCGGTGTTCGCCGCCCAGATCGACCACATCGACCAGGGCGTCGGCCGGGTCATCGACGCGCTCGAAGCCGCCGGCCGGCTCGACAACACGCTGATCGTCTTCCTCTCCGACAACGGGGCGTGCGCGGAGAACGTCGAGGAATGGGTGCCGCGGTTCCTCGCGCTGAACGACACCACACGCGACGGCCAGCCGGTGGTCTCAGGCAACCACCCGGACGTCTTCCCCGGGCCCGACTCCACGTACGCCAGCTACGGCAGGGCCTGGGCGAACCTCTCCGACACGCCCTTCCGCGAGTACAAGCACTGGGTGCACGAGGGCGGCATCGCCAGCCCGTTCGTCGTGCACTGGCCGGCGGGCCTGCCCGGGCGCGGTGCGGTCAGGCGCCAGACGCACCAGCTCACCGACGTGATGGCCACCGTCCTCGACATCACCGGCGTCGACTACCCGACCGAGTTCGCCGACCGCTCGGTGCTGCCTGCCGAGGGCGAGAGCATGCTGTCGACACTCCGCGGCGAGGGCAACGGCCCCTCCGACCGGATGCTCTTCTGGGAGCACGAAGGCAACGCAGCCGTACGCCGCGGGCGGTGGAAGCTGGTACGCAAGTACCCGAAGTCGTGGGAGCTCTACGACATGGACGCCGACCGCACCGAGCTCAACGACCTCTCCGCGAAACACCCCAAGGTCGCCAGGGAGCTCACCGCCGAGTACGAGCAGTGGGCGGCGCGGTGCGGCGTGCTCCCGCGCGAACAGGTGCTCGACCTCTACCGGCGCAGCGGGAACGGGCTCCCCGAGTACTACTGA